CTCCTCGGGGCCGCGGCGCCAACCGACGGCTCGATAGAGATCGGCCAGTTGGGCCGGGGTCACGGCTTCGGCGCCCCGGACGAACCTGATCGGTCGATTGAGGGGAACCACCGCTCGCACGGACATCACCCAGTCAAACCCGGCGTAGGAACAAGGATTCGCGGCCGGACCCGGGGTTCCTCGTCCGCGGGCCGCTACTTCCGGGTGAAGACGACCTCGCCGTCGATGATGGTGTAAAGGCAACTCGTGAAGTTGGAGAAGGGATGGCCGTCGAAGATGGCCAGGTCCGCGTCCTTGCCGGGTTCCAGGGAGCCGAGCCGGTCGCCGAGGCCGATGATCTCGGCGGCGTTGATGGTCACCGCCTTGAAGGCCTCCTCCTCGGGCATCCCCTCGCGGATCATGGTGCCGACATGGATGGGCAGGAAGCGCGTCCCCGAGAAGGCGTCGGCCTGGAGGGCCACCTTGACCCCGGCCTTGGCGCAGACGCCCGGGTTCTTCAGCGAGATGTCGTTCAACTCCATCTTGAAGCGTTCCAGGAAGAGCGGGCCGATGGTCGCCCTGACCTTCTTCCGGCCCAGGTAGTCGGCGATCTTGTAGCCCTCGGTGCAGTGCTCGATGACGTAATCGAGGTTGAACTCCTCGGCCACCCGGATGGCGGTCATGATGTCATCCGCCCGGTGGCAGTGGATGCGGGCCTTCATCTCCCGCTTCAGGACCTTGCCGAGAGCCTCGAACTTCAGGTCGCGGTCGGGGAGCTTCGGGGTGAACGGCCCCTTCGGCGCATCCTCGCCCTTCTTGGCCTTCTCCTCCGCCTCACGCTGCTTCTCGGCCGCGTCGGCCTTGGCCCGGTTGATGCTCTCCAGGTAGTTCTGGGCCTTGACCAACGATTCGCGCATCACCGCGGCGTTGCCCATCCGGGTTGAGGGGTAGCGCTTCTGCATCTGGCCGTAGACATTCTTGGGGTTCTCACCGAGGGCCATCTTCATCGCCTCGGTGCCGGGGATGACCATCTCCTCAGCCGTCCGGCCGCGGAGCTTGACGGCCATGCCGGTCCCGCCGATCACGTTGCCCGAGCCGGGGCCGGTGAAGACCGTGGTGAAGCCGGCGCTGCGGGCGTCGGGGACGGCCGGATCCTCGGGGTTGAGGGCGTCCAGCGCGCGGACCTGAGCCGTGTTCGGGTCGGTCATCTCATTCCCGTCGTCGTTCGCCCAGACGATCGGCTCGCCGAAGATGGCCAGGTGGCTGTGGGCGTCGATGAGCCCGGGCATGACCCACTTGCCGTCGGCGTCGATGACCTTCGCTCCGGTCGGGACCTCGATATCGGTCCCGACCGCGGCGATCTTGCCGTTGTCGATCAGGACGGTGCCCTTCTCGATGGTCCCCTGGGTGATCGTCAGGACCTTGCCGTTGGTGATGGCCAACATGCTAGAGCAATCCCTCCCCGCGAAGATTCGCTGGGCGAATGATTCGACCGTAAAGGGGCCAATTCCTGTCTTGCCGGACAGTCACTGGCCATGAAAACGGCAAGCCCGCCGGGCGGGTGAGGCGCGGCGGGCGAGGCATGGCGGCGGGGGGGGGGTGGGCGGGCGGGCGACGGGGCGGACGCCGCCCTGGGAGCCCGTGTTGGTAACTGAAGGGCGAATGTATTCGCTGCATACCCGCGGAAGCGCCGACCATGCTACCGGGCACTGACCATGACTCAACGTCAGCGACCTGGCGGGCCCCACGTGACACCGCCATCAGTCGTCTCAAGCAGGGTGGTTCCGCCTTGGTCCAAGACCGCCCAACCAGTCTGATCGGTCACGAAATCGAGTTGCTTGACCGTGGCCAGGCTGGCCGCAGGGGTGAGAGTCTGCCAAGTCTGTCCCCCATCGGCGGTGGCGAAGAGCATGCCGCCGTCGGTGGCCCATCCGTGGGTTGGGTCCACAAAATCCCAAATCAACTGACCTTCCGCGGAGATCTTGCTCTTGACCGGGGTGGTTGCCACCCAGGTGTGGCCGCCGTCGCGGGTCTGGTAGAAGATCGTATCGTAACCCGGGGTGAAGGTAACGGGCAGCACGCCATTCTGGGGGTCGAAGAACCGAGGCGCCCAGGTGCGCATTTGGTGATCCTGGAACACCGCAGGCGCCTGTATGGTTTGGGTTCGGAAGGTGTGCCCACCGTCATCGGTCCGGTAAAGCCAGATTCGGTTGCCTGTCCGCAGGTCGGCGGTCGCCCAGCCCGTGGATGCATCCCTGAAGGCGATGCCGCTCTTGACGCCCGGGAAAGGCAATGAGCCGACGGGCTCCTGCGGGGAGGGGTCGGTCTTGTTGACCAGGGTCCAGTCCTTGCCCCCGTCGGCCGTAGCGTAGACTTCAACGGCCTCCGACCCCATGGCCACGCCTTCCTGGTCGGTGAGCATCCAGCCGTGGGCGGCGTCGGCGAAGTTGAGATAGACCCGGCCTGCTTGGGGGCCGGGGAAGGTGTCCCACGACCTACCACCATCAGCCGTACGCAGGACAAGCAAAGCATTGACCCCATGGCCGATGACGACCCACCCGGCCTGCGCATTGAGGAAATAGGCAGCGTTGACATCTGACCCCGAGTTGCCCGGGATGGTGACCTTCAATGGGGTAACAGCCTGCCAGTTCTTCCCGCCGTCGGTGGTCCGTAAGATGGCACCACTGCCCAGCGCCCAGCCCGTATTGGAGTCGATCATCTGCAGCCAGGTGATGGCGGTCTCGAGAATCTTGGGTTGGACCGCGCAGCCTGAGGCCAACAACAGTACCAGCAGCACAGTTGACCACTTCGCCCACTTCATGAGGCCAACACCTTTCATCTATGGGGGACGGTGACACAGCAGACGTCGTCACGATGACCCGGAGGCCGGCGACCGATGACCAGCAAGTACACGCCGTTGGCCTTGAGGAAAGCCCCGGCGTCTGCCGGGGCTCAGGCAAGGGGTTCAAAGCTTGCAGCCACTTCAGAAGGCTTCATTGTGAAAATTGCGTGGGGACAAGGACCGCGTCCGAATGAGAGCAGCGTCCTCATGAGAGCAGCGTCCTCACCAGAGCGGCATCCCCAGAGAACCGTGCGTTCACTTCCCTCCGAGCGCCTGGGCCACCTCGTCGCGAAAACGTCCACCCTCGGTCACGTGGACGTAGATGGGACAGCCGTCGATGACGGCCTCGGCCGCCGGCCAGTCCTCCGCGGCCGGGTCGCGCCAGGAGTCGACGAAGAGGATCTCGTGCTTGGGCGAGGCTTCTCTGATCTGCTTGGCCATCTGGTCGGCGAAGACGTAGGACCACTGGCAGTGCGGGGTGTAGAAGACGAGGGCCCGGCCCGACGGGAGAAGGTTGCCGCGCCGCCCCGTGACCGAGCGGGCCTTGGCCCGCTCGTACTTGCCGTGCACTTCAAGGTACATCTCCCGGGTCCCGTCCGGTCCCGGCGCGAAGCCGAACCTCCGGTACAGGTCGGACATGGATTGGCCCTCGCCGGAGTCGAAGAGGGGGGCGCGGATGAACCTGACCTGCCGTCCGGCCATGGCCTTGAGCTTGCGGGTGCGGACCTCCTCGAGGAAGTTCTCGAGCAGGGCCGAGCCGAGACCTTGCCGGCGGTGTTCGGGGGCGCCGGTGTAGACGCAGTAAAGGACGATCACGTCGCGCCGGGCCGGGGTCCGTGGTCCGGCGTCCTCCGGGTAGAACATCAGTTGAGCCGCGGGTTTCCGGTCGAGGTAAGCGATTTTCGCGATGGGGCCGTTTGCTCGGATCACTTCAGTGAGCCATTCGCGTTTGATTCGTGCCCCTTCTGTGTGGATTGGTTGAACGGCGTGCTCTTTCGAGCATACAGCGATGAGATCATCGATGAGGGTTGGGGCCACGTCGCGAATGGCTATCCGCCGGTTGTCCGGCGGAAGCCGCGATGCGGACATCCTATCACCCCCATCAATGCGTGTTCACCGGCGAGCGCCACTTTCCTGCCGACTCCAAGGCGGCAACCGGCGTAGAAAAGAGACCCCCGCGGAAGGTCAGAAGGCCGACCGGACGGGGCTGACCCGTCGGAGCGGCCTTTCATGAACCCTGCTCTGCCCCTCTGATTGGTGGGGGGGCCCCCTGGCGGTTTTAGAACGGGATGTTCGGGAACGGAACCGGTGCCGGGTTCAGATTGTGCCGGCCGATGTGGAAGAAGGTGACCGGGCCGACCACGCCGTCGCTGCTGATATGCTCCGAATCCTGGAAGTTGGCCACGGCGGTCTCGGTCTTCGGGCCATAGAACCCATCGAGGGCCCCGGCGTAGAACCCGAGGTTCTTCAGGATGGTCTGGACAAAGGTCACGTCAAGGCCGTTGCGACCCTGGAACAGCCCCCGCCCGCCGGCAAAGGTGTAGATCCAGAAAGCATCGAAGGTGCTGCCGTCGACGTTGCCATCGGTCGGCATGTCGGTGTCGCCGTTGGCGATGGCGTCGGCCTGGAAGGCCTGCACGGCGGCCTTGTTCTTGGGCCCGAAGAGGCCATCGGCCGGGCTGCCCACGATCAGCGAGTAGCGGAAGGTGTTCAGCCGGTTCTGCATGATCTTGACGTCGCCGCCGGTCATCCCCGGCGAGAGGTTGCGGCTGCCGAACACCGGGCCACCGTAGGTGGTGTTGGGACCCACTCCCTGGCCGAAAGCGAAGAAGGTCTGAGGCCCGACGATGCCGTCAACCGACAGGCGGAAGTAGGACTGGACCCGCCGGACGGCCGCGTCGGTGGCGGCGCCGAAGACCCCGTCGATGGAAATCGTCGGCCCCAGCGGCTCCGCAGGCATGACGTCGACCATCACATCGAAAAGGTACTGGAGGACGGCCACGTCGGTTCCCCGTTGGAGGACCGGGGTCAGCTTGAGGTTCCGGCTGCCGAACGGGATAAAGGGCGGGAAGAGAGCGCCAAAACGAGCCATTGTTCCTTGTACCCCTCCTTTCCGTCTATACCCAGGTTATGCGGGTTCACGGGAACGGTGCCGGGGTCGACCGGGTGGGAGGGTTTCCCTGCCCTGGGCCGGGCCAAATGGGCGAAAGGCCCTTCCGCGAAATGGCGGAAGGGCCTGCTGTTCTCGATGGGGACTGATTGGCAATGGCGGGATGGGCGGCGGGTCGCCCGGGACGCACGTCCCGGTGGGCCGGCGTGTCCCGGTGGGCCGGCGTGTCCCGGCCTGCGCCCTACTTGTCCTTCCGGTAGTTGAAGATGCCCCCGCGCGACGACCGGGTGTCCAGGGCCGTGATGAACGACCCGGGGGCGAGCCGGTCGACCAGGGCCAGGAGGGCCCTCTGGGTCCGGCGGGCGAGGGTGACCATGAGGACGTGCCTGATCCCCTCTCGGCCCTCTCCGATCAGGGAGGTGACCCCGAACCCGCACTCCCGGGCCGCCTCGATCAGCGCGTGGGCCTGGCTCTCGTCGGCCGGGATGATCTGCATCGTCAGGGTCCCGATGGCCAGCTTCTCCTCAACCAGCATGCCGACAAAGGTACCGCTGGCAAAACCCAGGGCGTAGGCAACGATCTTGAATGGGTCGTTGAAGCCGCCGGCCATCACCCAGCTGAGGGCGGTGATGTAGATCGAGACCTCGAAGAAGCCGCAGACGGCGGCCCATCCGCGCCGGCCGCGGACGACCAGGATGGTCCGGACGGTCGACAGGGAGACATCCATGATCCGGGCGATGAAGATGAGAAAGTAGGAGAGGAAGAGTTCCATGGGGGCAACCTCCTATGGGCGCGGGACTGAGCTGTACGCAAACGCGGCATCAAAGATGCGGAAGGATGCTCTTGACGAGAAGGCCCAACCCAACCGCCGTGAGCGTGCTCGCCAGAGTGCCAACGAGATAGTACTCCGCAAGACCTTTCTTGTCCAGTTCTTTGAACCTGGCCAGAGACTTCGCGGCGATTACCAGTCCGACGCCCGAGAGTGCGTCGGCGAAGACCAGCGTCAGCAACAGTCCGCGTTCGAGGATCCCGATGTGGCGGCCGACCCGCCTTTCCACCTCCGGCGGTTCAAGGTCGAAATCGCCGGGATCGACCTGGACTACATCCAGGAGCTTTCGAACCAGGACTTCCCCCCCGAACATCACCACAACATAGGTCCACGCAACTAAGAGAACCCGATGGATTGGGCCGATCGCCGATGCGGCGACCTGCACTTGTTGACCGAGGCCAGCAGCAATAGGCGAGCGAACCGGTCCACCACGGCCAACCCAAGCTGCCGGGACGCCGAACCGTCACCTGGTCTCACCCTTTCGAAGGTGAATCGGCGCAAATCACCCTATGCTGGGTGAGCAGCCACCAACTGTCCGATGTCACGCAGGGCCGCCTCGCCTCGCCGAACTGCCGCCCAGCGGGCGGCCCGACAGCGCTTCTCGACGTTCTGCAGGGCAATTCCGAGCTTCCTTCCGGCCGCCTCGTAGGTGCCTTCCAGTTCATAGGATTGAACAGCTTCCCATTGCTCGTCCGTCCACCGCGAGAAGACGGCGTCCATCAGTTCAAGTAGGCCCCCGGCAATGACATCTGCCCGGGCGTTCCCGGAGACGACCGCCGTGCCGGGGTGTCTGCCGCCCTTGAGGCTATCCAGCGCATCCCGTGAACGAAAGAAGGCTTCGCCGGTCAAGTTCCACGATGTTTGGGCTCGTTGCTCCGGGGCCGGCCCAAGGCCGATGCCAACTCGCAGAGCGAATGGCCGGCAACGGTAGCGCAGGTGACGGACGAGCTCGGGAGCGGTCAAGTAGCCGGAACAGACGCCTTGAACCTCATCCCCGCGAGAGACGGTGAAGGGCAGTACGAGATTTGGATGGCTGAGCTCCCGAAGGCGATTCTCAAGGCTGACCTGGACGCCTTCGTATCCCCTGGAGCCAATGACGTCGGCGGTAATCACGGTCACCAGCCGCATCTCCTATTAACCCTCCCAGCGGTGAAGACGGCCACTTCACCCGCGACGCGGTGAAGCATTCGCCGGCGGGCCGCCGAATCCTCCGGCGACCGGCCCCGGTTCCCCAAAAAGGAGGCCGCCCGGGCCTGTCCGTCCAGTTTGACACCTCATTTACGTAAATCGTTGCAGCCGAAGGGCTGCAACGATCAAGGGTAGGACGTACCACAACATTGCTCTCGGGGGTCAGATTAGGCCCGTGGCAGCTCCTTCACATGCACCGGCGGCCTCATCCCCAGGGCCCGGAAGGCCAGGTCGGCATGGCCGACAAGCTCCGTCCGGGCCAGGTACCGCTGACCATCGAGGTGGATCTCCACCGCCTTCAGTTGCGACAGGTGTAAGAGTAGGTCATCGTAGCGGACGTCCTCGGCCAACTCCCTCAGCCTCCGCCGCAGGGCCACTTCCAGGACAAGGGCCAGGAAGCAGACCATCACGTGCCCCCGAATCCTCTTCTCCGTCCAGTGATAGACCGGCCTCAGGTCAAGGCCGGACTTCAGTTCTCGGAATGCTCGCTCCACCTGCCAGAGGCTCTTGTAGGAGAGGGCCGCCTCTTCCGGGCTCAGATCGCTGTTGGTCCTGATCACGTACTTGCCATCATACCGGGCTTCTTCCTGAAGGGCCTTGTCATTGATCCTCAGCTCGGCCCCGTCGATCTTCAGATACCTCCGGTAGGCGCTGTTGCCAATGAGCTGCTTGGCCTTGCCCGATCGGAGCTTGTCTCTAAGGCTCGCCACCGCTGCTTCCCGGACCTTGGCGTCGTGTTCAACTTCATCCGGGTTCAGGCAGACGACGTAGCGAATCCCGTCATGGACGACTTCTTTCACCTCGAGGTTCTTGGCCACCTTGTGGTAGCGCCCCGCCCGCGAGAGGACCTCGTCGGCCGCCTTGAGCTTTCTCATCCTCACCCCGACGAGGTATTCCAGGTGGGCGTTCTCGATCTCCTCAAGGACCTTCTTGGCAACCATTCCCCGGTCGGCCACCAGGATCACCCTTGAGAGGTTGAACCGCTCCTTCACGCTCTTCAGCACCTGGCGGAAGGTGTCCACCTCGGCCGTGTTCCCGGGGAAGACCTCGTGGGCGATGGGGAAGCCGTCCCGGGACATCAGCACCCCCACCATGATCTGCACCTGGTCGGGCCGCTTGTCCTCGGAGAAGCCGTACTCGGCCAGCCCCTCCGCGGCCCGGCCCTCGAAGTAGGTGGTCGTGGTGTCCCACAGGACGAGGTCCAGGTTGAGGTTGAAGAGATCACTCGATCGCGCGTAGACCGCCTTCTCGATCCCTTCCTTGTGCTCGTCGAGAAAGTCCAGGGCCCGGTAGAAGTGGTGCAGCTCAAGCTGCTCCCACTCGGGGCGGTGGACGGTCTTCATCCACTCGCTCACCCCGAGCTTGGACATCGGGTCCACAAGGCGGTTCAGGGCCATGGCGAAGGCGGCCTCGGCCAGGTCCGAGACGATGGCCGTGTCCGAGAGGAGCCGCTCGAACACATCCTGGAGGCCGAGGTCCTCCCAGAGCCGGCGGAAGATCAGGGCGGGGCCCCACGTCCTGGCCCACTTGGCTTCGGGGGCCAGGAGCCGGGCCTGTTTCCTGATGAGCTCATGCCGGCTGAACTTGGCCAGGCCCTCGACGAGACGGTCCAATTGGCCGTCCTCAAGCTCGTCGAGGCGCCCGAGGTTGGCGACGACCTTCTGGCGGACCCTGTCACCGACACGCACGCCGGCGACAATCTGGAGGTATGTGCGGCTGGAGCCGTCCTTGTTCTTAAAGGTCTTTGTGCGTACGAACATAGCATAATCATAGTACCATGATTACCCGGTAAATGCAATACCTTAGGGCTGCACACGTGGCACAACATTTCGAGACCTTGGAGAATCCCGCTCTTCGCGTACCAGGCCTTTGTCCGTTCCGCAGCATCCAAAAAGCCCGTCAGCTGTCAAACTAGAGTTCGAGGCTTCCGCCCCCGCCCGTGCCAAGGATGGCGCAACCGAGCAATAGGTCTTCCTGTTCCTGAAGGGTGAGGACACGCATGGGGTGAGGCTCCTTTCAGATCACCGAGGGGGACGTCAGGCGCCGGCCAGATGGTCCGCCATTAACCCGAGAACCCGATCCAGATAGACCCGGATCTCCCCCTCGCTATTGAGGCCGTAATACTTCTCCCGCTCGATTTCCCGAGCGACAGCCTTGATCGCCTCGTCGGCGAACCCGCACCGCTCCAGGGCAGCGGCCAAACGGCCGGCCGCATCGATGAGCCGGAACGGCCCGTAGTCCTTGGGTTCGTCGGCGAGGAGCTTGGCCGCCGAGAGCATGAAGGTCATCACCTTGAAGACCTCCCTGGCCAACCTGGCCCGGTCGGCCTCCGGGCCGTTGTCGACCGCGCTCATCCGGCCTCACCTCCAATGAAGGGTTGTCCGAAGCGGTTGCGATGGGCGACTTCGGCCAGGGGGCGCCGCCGCCCCTGGCGGTCCGGGCCGTCCAGGTACCCCAGGGTCACCAGAAGCTCCAGGTGGACCTCGCTCGGCAGGCCGAGGAGGCGGGAGACGGTCGGCGGATCGTACGACAGCACAGGGCAGGACCCTAGCCCCGCCGCCTGGGCCTCGAGCAGGATGTTCTGCCCGGCCATCGCCGCATCCATGGCTGGGAGGTTCTCGCTCCGGTCACCCGGGGCCCG
This DNA window, taken from Bacillota bacterium, encodes the following:
- a CDS encoding IS1634 family transposase, whose protein sequence is MRVGDRVRQKVVANLGRLDELEDGQLDRLVEGLAKFSRHELIRKQARLLAPEAKWARTWGPALIFRRLWEDLGLQDVFERLLSDTAIVSDLAEAAFAMALNRLVDPMSKLGVSEWMKTVHRPEWEQLELHHFYRALDFLDEHKEGIEKAVYARSSDLFNLNLDLVLWDTTTTYFEGRAAEGLAEYGFSEDKRPDQVQIMVGVLMSRDGFPIAHEVFPGNTAEVDTFRQVLKSVKERFNLSRVILVADRGMVAKKVLEEIENAHLEYLVGVRMRKLKAADEVLSRAGRYHKVAKNLEVKEVVHDGIRYVVCLNPDEVEHDAKVREAAVASLRDKLRSGKAKQLIGNSAYRRYLKIDGAELRINDKALQEEARYDGKYVIRTNSDLSPEEAALSYKSLWQVERAFRELKSGLDLRPVYHWTEKRIRGHVMVCFLALVLEVALRRRLRELAEDVRYDDLLLHLSQLKAVEIHLDGQRYLARTELVGHADLAFRALGMRPPVHVKELPRA
- a CDS encoding amidohydrolase, whose protein sequence is MLAITNGKVLTITQGTIEKGTVLIDNGKIAAVGTDIEVPTGAKVIDADGKWVMPGLIDAHSHLAIFGEPIVWANDDGNEMTDPNTAQVRALDALNPEDPAVPDARSAGFTTVFTGPGSGNVIGGTGMAVKLRGRTAEEMVIPGTEAMKMALGENPKNVYGQMQKRYPSTRMGNAAVMRESLVKAQNYLESINRAKADAAEKQREAEEKAKKGEDAPKGPFTPKLPDRDLKFEALGKVLKREMKARIHCHRADDIMTAIRVAEEFNLDYVIEHCTEGYKIADYLGRKKVRATIGPLFLERFKMELNDISLKNPGVCAKAGVKVALQADAFSGTRFLPIHVGTMIREGMPEEEAFKAVTINAAEIIGLGDRLGSLEPGKDADLAIFDGHPFSNFTSCLYTIIDGEVVFTRK
- a CDS encoding SatD family protein: MRLVTVITADVIGSRGYEGVQVSLENRLRELSHPNLVLPFTVSRGDEVQGVCSGYLTAPELVRHLRYRCRPFALRVGIGLGPAPEQRAQTSWNLTGEAFFRSRDALDSLKGGRHPGTAVVSGNARADVIAGGLLELMDAVFSRWTDEQWEAVQSYELEGTYEAAGRKLGIALQNVEKRCRAARWAAVRRGEAALRDIGQLVAAHPA
- a CDS encoding DUF6092 family protein encodes the protein MSAVDNGPEADRARLAREVFKVMTFMLSAAKLLADEPKDYGPFRLIDAAGRLAAALERCGFADEAIKAVAREIEREKYYGLNSEGEIRVYLDRVLGLMADHLAGA
- a CDS encoding nitroreductase family protein; translation: MGTGSIMDLIKARRATRRFTDRPVPEADLSRLIEAGQWAPSGSGRQPCVFIAVDDPGLVERLMAFAPGIIGRPTAVIAICIDESRRAPGDRSENLPAMDAAMAGQNILLEAQAAGLGSCPVLSYDPPTVSRLLGLPSEVHLELLVTLGYLDGPDRQGRRRPLAEVAHRNRFGQPFIGGEAG
- a CDS encoding GNAT family N-acetyltransferase, producing the protein MSASRLPPDNRRIAIRDVAPTLIDDLIAVCSKEHAVQPIHTEGARIKREWLTEVIRANGPIAKIAYLDRKPAAQLMFYPEDAGPRTPARRDVIVLYCVYTGAPEHRRQGLGSALLENFLEEVRTRKLKAMAGRQVRFIRAPLFDSGEGQSMSDLYRRFGFAPGPDGTREMYLEVHGKYERAKARSVTGRRGNLLPSGRALVFYTPHCQWSYVFADQMAKQIREASPKHEILFVDSWRDPAAEDWPAAEAVIDGCPIYVHVTEGGRFRDEVAQALGGK
- a CDS encoding DUF5698 domain-containing protein, whose product is MELFLSYFLIFIARIMDVSLSTVRTILVVRGRRGWAAVCGFFEVSIYITALSWVMAGGFNDPFKIVAYALGFASGTFVGMLVEEKLAIGTLTMQIIPADESQAHALIEAARECGFGVTSLIGEGREGIRHVLMVTLARRTQRALLALVDRLAPGSFITALDTRSSRGGIFNYRKDK
- a CDS encoding peptidoglycan-binding protein — protein: MARFGALFPPFIPFGSRNLKLTPVLQRGTDVAVLQYLFDVMVDVMPAEPLGPTISIDGVFGAATDAAVRRVQSYFRLSVDGIVGPQTFFAFGQGVGPNTTYGGPVFGSRNLSPGMTGGDVKIMQNRLNTFRYSLIVGSPADGLFGPKNKAAVQAFQADAIANGDTDMPTDGNVDGSTFDAFWIYTFAGGRGLFQGRNGLDVTFVQTILKNLGFYAGALDGFYGPKTETAVANFQDSEHISSDGVVGPVTFFHIGRHNLNPAPVPFPNIPF